The Paraburkholderia bonniea genome includes a window with the following:
- a CDS encoding autotransporter-associated beta strand repeat-containing protein → MSKVYRVVWNKAKGAWTVASELAKSATKGSAGRSDTVGTVRVFPSVLSGMRVARSGSVKRPLRPVLQMLTLVLPAGGLLLASATVFATCTATGTTVNCKGPAPILNPSYMNNADNLNVTVEKSATVGAGVLSIGTAMTLGGKNLTLSNAGVIDPSILGLLSVLSQGVSMGNGEASTMNVTNSGAIKGTSQLLGLSLNNLDGMALAVDNGVGGVTNVTNSGTIGSSPLLGVTLFPSDAPVVALSGGAQVNMVNTGNITGRVAFETAGKAGVGNTFINGGSISGSVSMGANGTNTFTAVTGSTVAAGSSLGLNVLDVIGIKLGFAATGTVDGGAGGNNTLRLQNSASGSGTGNSGVGTISSGTYTNFQHLGVNSGTWTLNDALTGMQDATLSGGVVVAGNNSVFGTGVLTAAGGALQAGVDGLKLNNDVNLKSGLTVQGNKASTLDGVLSGSGSLIKNDDGQLTLSEANQYTGGTTLNGGTLVVGSADSLGKGTLNALTVGGAGTLDSLGNVTLTNAINLTGDNDLTLAGSHDLSLNGVIAGSGGIIKKGAATLTLNGSNTFTGGTEINSGTLALGADGSLSVAGGLNLSGGTATFDMSASDDQTIGSLSGVGGSKVDLGEHTLTFGDTNKHTFAGVASGTGGIVKQGSGIDTFTGANEFTGGTKILDGTLQLGVGGKLAATGAVDLAGAKAIFDIDPGGNQTIGSLSGVAGSVVTLGNSTLSFGDKVDKTDKTFGGAVSGTGGIVKQGSGTETFTGTNTFTGGTTISAGKLAIGVGGSLAATGAVDLASGATFDISDGGNQTIGGLSGASGSTVELGGNKLTFGDAGNQTFGGALNGTGGIVKEGGGTETLTGKNTFTGGTTINAGTLAIGEGGSLVATGTVNLNGSGATFDISDGGNQTIGGLSGIADTKVTLGNSTLSFGRDEDSQTFGGAVSGTGGLIKKGSGTETLTGTNTFTGGVTVNEGTLAIGTGGSLAASGSVHLEGSKATFDISNGGNQTIGGLSGIADTKVELGGNKLTFGDAGNQTFGGALNGTGGIVKEGGGTETLTGKNTFTGGTTINAGTLAIGEGGALAATGAVNLADKKAGFDISGAKAHQTIGGLSGVSDSTVTLGGYTLFFGDGVDRSFDGVVSGEGGLVKGGSGIATLTGTNTFTGGVTVNEGTLAIGAGGSMAANGTVHLDGAKAIFDISNGGKQTIGGLSGASGSKVELGGNTLTFGSEGNQTFGGAVNGTGSLIKVGSGTETFTGKSTFTGGTTISTGTLALGEGGALAATGAVNLASGASFDISKGKADQTIGGLSGASGSKIELDDNTLTFGDAGNQTFGGALNGTGGIVKEGSGTETLTGKNTFTGEATVNAGTLAMGKGGSLAATGTVNLNASGASFDISGGGNQTIGGLSGLSGSTVTLGDNTLTFGGKGNQTFGGVVSGTGGIAKEGVGTETLTGANTFTGDVVIHEGTLAIGAGGSLVATSAVNLAGHLVGERTVFDIAAGGNQTIGSLSGARDSEVVLGGNTLTFGDSSDQTFVGAISGTGGIVKQGNGTETLTGTNTFTGGTTINAGKLAISADGSLAATGAVHLAKSGTDLDLSGAKVKQTIGGLSGVSGSTVTLGGNTLFFGDEVSHSFDGVVSGTGGLVKGGIGTETLTGKNTFIGGVTVNAGKLAIGAGGSLAASGTVHLDGTGAIFDITQGGNQTIGGLSGIADTMVELGGNKLTFGSEGNQTFGGVVNGTGSLVKVGSGTETFTGKSAFTGGTTISAGKLALGEGGALAATGAVDLASGASFDISGGKADQTIGGLSGASGSTVELGGNKLTFGDAGNQTFGGVLNGTGGIVKDGSGTEKLTGKNTFTGGTTIKAGTLEIGAGGALAATGEVNLTGNGTSLNLTQAGNQTISGLSGVAGSTVALGGHVLTLGDEHNHIFNGAMNGTGGLVKQGSGTETLSGANTFTGGATINEGTLALGAGGSLAATGAVNLAGSGATFDIIQAGNQTIGSLGGDAGSKVALGGNTLTFGNASNQIFDGAVNGTGGLVKQGGGTETMTGTNTFTGGTTVKAGTLAIGAGGSLAATGAVNLADHGAGFDITKGGNQTIGSLSGVDGTKVALGGNTLTFGNEANQTFSGVVNGSGGIVKEGSGTVTLTNANSFTGGTALNAGGLIVGNADALGTGTLSVNGAGALDSTQAINLGNAVALNPGAQITIGGLNDLTLNGVISGAGGLVKNGAANLTVTASNTYSGGTVLNAGVLNVGTDHALGTGPITLNDGRLNLHNFNLEQGGLNSTNPAVRIDLGTGALSITNDGNYAGSITGEGTLAKSGSGTLTLTGDNTYNGVTTINGGTLQLGNGGTSGSITGNVVNNGTLAYNRSNDIAYGGSISGTGSVVKNGGGQLTLNGASSYSGPTIVNGGTLALNNGSIAASKVTVNTGATFSGTGRTAGLVVNTGGTAAMGPLIGTLGVGGDVSFAPGSLYRVKVNPQLQADQINAGGTATLSGGTVQVLPVPGQYAPSNTYTILTADGGVNGVFAGATSNLAFLTPNLRYDAKHVYLGLLRNDRSFPDIAVTTDEKAVAGALEPLGNDNPLYNAVVQLDGANARSAFADLSGEIHASAKGVMLDDSRYLRDAVTSRTRQALAPAAGPLAALAAGAAGAVACDSGQPAAGDADDASAGAMNRGECAANARRAPAVWGQMYGSRGRIGTDGNAASVDRSATGFVLGADGTLNDTWRVGIAGGVGHAAFDNSNSNASDSIDSYHLALYGGAQFGSLGVRLGTAYTWNRVHADRSANFPGFSAASSSSYNAGTTQVFGEVGYALPLGRYAFEPFVGLAYVNLHTSDFTESGGPAALHSASDSQNLTYSTLGVRAATNFELSGAKVLTPRVMLGWRHAFGSVIPTSDMAFAGGSGTFTISGVPLARDSGVVEVGIDLGLGKHVTVGVSYTGQYGSGYRDNAVEGNLLWRF, encoded by the coding sequence ATGAGCAAGGTTTATCGCGTGGTCTGGAATAAAGCGAAGGGTGCATGGACCGTCGCCTCTGAGCTGGCTAAAAGCGCTACCAAAGGCAGTGCCGGACGGAGTGACACCGTCGGCACGGTGCGTGTGTTCCCGTCGGTGCTGTCAGGCATGCGGGTGGCTCGGTCAGGTTCGGTAAAAAGACCGCTCCGGCCGGTGTTGCAGATGCTGACGTTGGTGCTCCCGGCGGGCGGTTTGCTGCTGGCATCAGCAACGGTATTCGCCACGTGTACGGCTACCGGTACGACGGTCAACTGTAAAGGCCCGGCCCCGATTCTGAACCCCTCGTATATGAACAATGCCGATAACCTGAACGTCACCGTCGAAAAGAGTGCGACGGTTGGAGCAGGTGTCTTGAGTATTGGCACGGCGATGACGCTGGGCGGCAAGAATTTGACGCTCAGCAATGCTGGCGTGATTGACCCGTCTATCTTGGGGCTGCTTTCTGTGCTGTCACAAGGCGTGTCGATGGGCAACGGCGAAGCCAGCACCATGAACGTGACGAATAGCGGTGCGATAAAGGGCACCAGCCAACTGCTGGGATTGAGTCTGAATAATCTGGACGGAATGGCGCTAGCGGTCGACAACGGCGTGGGCGGTGTGACCAACGTCACGAACTCCGGCACCATCGGGTCGTCGCCATTGCTGGGCGTGACGTTGTTCCCGTCGGATGCGCCGGTGGTGGCGCTTAGCGGTGGCGCTCAGGTGAATATGGTCAACACCGGCAATATCACTGGACGTGTCGCGTTCGAGACCGCAGGCAAGGCCGGCGTGGGCAATACCTTCATCAATGGCGGCAGCATCTCTGGCAGCGTCTCGATGGGTGCTAATGGCACCAATACTTTCACGGCGGTAACGGGTTCAACCGTCGCGGCAGGCAGCAGCCTCGGATTGAATGTGCTCGACGTAATCGGTATCAAGCTGGGCTTTGCCGCAACGGGCACGGTGGACGGCGGTGCGGGCGGCAATAACACGCTGCGGTTGCAAAACTCGGCGTCGGGCTCTGGTACCGGAAATTCAGGTGTGGGCACGATCTCCAGCGGCACCTATACCAACTTCCAGCATCTTGGCGTGAATAGCGGCACGTGGACGCTCAACGATGCGCTAACCGGTATGCAGGATGCGACGCTGAGCGGTGGTGTGGTGGTGGCGGGCAATAACTCGGTTTTCGGCACGGGTGTGCTGACGGCGGCAGGCGGTGCGCTACAGGCTGGCGTAGACGGCCTGAAACTGAATAACGACGTCAATCTGAAAAGCGGCTTGACGGTTCAGGGCAATAAAGCGTCCACGCTTGACGGAGTTCTGTCGGGCTCGGGCAGCCTGATCAAAAACGATGATGGCCAACTGACGCTGAGTGAGGCGAACCAGTACACCGGAGGCACCACGCTGAATGGCGGCACGCTGGTGGTGGGCAGTGCTGATTCGCTGGGTAAAGGCACGCTGAATGCGCTGACCGTGGGGGGTGCGGGGACCCTCGACAGCCTTGGCAACGTGACGCTGACTAACGCGATTAACTTGACTGGCGATAACGATCTGACGCTCGCGGGCTCGCATGATCTCAGTCTGAACGGCGTGATCGCGGGCAGTGGCGGGATCATCAAAAAGGGCGCTGCGACGCTGACACTCAATGGTTCCAACACTTTCACCGGTGGCACCGAGATCAACAGCGGCACGCTCGCGCTTGGGGCGGACGGCAGCTTGTCGGTTGCGGGCGGGCTGAATCTCTCGGGCGGGACCGCGACGTTCGATATGTCGGCTAGCGATGACCAGACAATTGGCTCGCTGTCGGGTGTCGGTGGCAGCAAGGTGGATTTGGGCGAGCACACGCTGACTTTCGGTGATACGAACAAGCACACCTTTGCGGGTGTGGCGTCAGGGACGGGCGGCATCGTCAAGCAGGGCAGCGGTATCGATACCTTCACGGGGGCCAACGAGTTCACGGGTGGCACCAAAATCCTTGATGGCACGCTGCAACTGGGCGTGGGCGGCAAGCTCGCTGCTACTGGAGCGGTGGATCTCGCGGGCGCTAAAGCGATCTTCGATATTGATCCGGGTGGCAATCAAACGATCGGCAGCTTAAGCGGTGTGGCGGGCAGCGTGGTCACACTGGGCAACAGCACGCTGAGCTTCGGCGATAAGGTCGATAAGACCGATAAGACCTTTGGCGGCGCAGTGAGCGGCACGGGCGGCATTGTCAAGCAAGGCAGTGGCACCGAAACCTTTACCGGCACAAACACTTTCACGGGTGGCACGACGATCAGCGCAGGCAAGCTGGCTATTGGTGTGGGCGGCTCGCTGGCGGCCACTGGCGCGGTGGATCTGGCTAGCGGCGCGACCTTTGATATCAGCGACGGTGGCAACCAGACGATTGGCGGCTTGAGCGGGGCGAGTGGTAGCACGGTCGAACTGGGTGGCAACAAGCTGACCTTCGGTGACGCAGGCAATCAAACTTTTGGCGGCGCGCTGAATGGCACGGGTGGCATCGTCAAGGAAGGCGGCGGCACAGAAACCTTAACCGGCAAAAACACCTTCACCGGCGGCACGACGATCAACGCGGGCACGCTGGCTATCGGCGAAGGCGGTTCGCTGGTGGCTACGGGCACGGTGAATCTGAACGGCAGCGGCGCGACCTTTGATATCAGCGACGGTGGCAACCAGACGATTGGCGGCCTGAGCGGCATAGCTGACACCAAGGTCACGCTGGGCAACAGCACGCTGAGCTTCGGCCGTGACGAGGACAGTCAAACTTTCGGTGGCGCAGTGAGCGGCACGGGCGGTTTGATCAAGAAAGGCAGCGGTACTGAAACGCTCACGGGCACGAACACTTTCACCGGAGGCGTGACGGTAAATGAGGGCACGCTGGCCATCGGCACAGGTGGCTCGCTGGCGGCGAGTGGCTCGGTGCATCTGGAGGGTTCCAAGGCCACCTTCGATATCAGCAATGGCGGCAACCAGACGATTGGCGGCTTAAGCGGCATAGCTGACACCAAGGTCGAACTGGGTGGCAACAAGCTGACCTTCGGTGACGCAGGCAATCAAACTTTTGGTGGCGCGCTGAATGGCACGGGTGGCATCGTCAAAGAAGGCGGCGGCACAGAAACCTTAACCGGCAAAAACACCTTCACCGGCGGCACGACGATCAACGCGGGCACGCTGGCTATCGGCGAAGGCGGTGCGTTGGCCGCAACGGGTGCGGTGAACCTCGCGGATAAAAAAGCAGGCTTCGATATCTCCGGGGCGAAAGCTCACCAGACGATTGGTGGCTTGAGCGGCGTGAGTGACAGCACGGTGACGCTGGGCGGCTACACGCTGTTCTTCGGCGACGGAGTTGATCGCAGCTTTGACGGCGTAGTGAGTGGCGAGGGAGGGTTGGTCAAGGGCGGCAGCGGCATCGCAACCCTCACTGGCACGAACACCTTCACCGGTGGCGTGACGGTCAATGAGGGCACGCTGGCTATTGGCGCAGGCGGCTCGATGGCAGCGAATGGCACAGTGCATCTGGATGGTGCCAAGGCCATCTTTGATATCAGCAATGGCGGCAAGCAGACGATTGGCGGTTTAAGCGGGGCGAGTGGCAGCAAGGTCGAGCTGGGCGGCAACACGCTGACCTTCGGTAGCGAGGGCAATCAAACCTTTGGCGGCGCGGTGAATGGCACCGGCAGCCTCATCAAGGTAGGCAGCGGCACGGAAACCTTCACTGGCAAAAGCACCTTCACCGGCGGCACGACGATTAGCACAGGCACGCTGGCCCTCGGTGAGGGCGGTGCGTTGGCGGCCACTGGCGCGGTGAATCTGGCTAGCGGTGCGAGCTTCGATATCTCAAAGGGGAAAGCTGACCAGACGATTGGCGGCTTGAGCGGAGCGAGTGGCAGCAAGATCGAACTGGACGACAACACGCTGACCTTCGGCGACGCAGGCAATCAAACCTTTGGCGGCGCGTTGAATGGCACGGGCGGCATCGTCAAGGAAGGCAGCGGCACGGAAACCTTAACCGGCAAAAACACCTTCACGGGCGAGGCGACAGTCAATGCGGGCACGCTGGCCATGGGCAAAGGCGGTTCGCTGGCGGCCACGGGCACGGTGAATCTGAACGCTAGCGGGGCGAGCTTCGATATCAGCGGCGGCGGCAACCAGACGATTGGCGGCCTGAGCGGCTTGAGTGGCAGCACCGTCACGCTGGGCGACAACACGCTGACCTTCGGCGGCAAGGGCAATCAAACCTTCGGTGGCGTAGTGAGCGGCACGGGCGGCATTGCCAAGGAAGGTGTTGGCACCGAGACGTTAACTGGCGCGAACACCTTCACTGGAGACGTGGTGATTCATGAGGGCACGCTGGCCATCGGTGCAGGTGGCTCGCTGGTGGCGACCAGCGCAGTGAATCTGGCGGGCCACCTGGTGGGCGAGAGAACGGTCTTTGATATTGCCGCTGGCGGCAATCAGACGATTGGTTCGTTGAGTGGCGCGAGAGACAGCGAGGTCGTGCTGGGCGGCAACACGCTGACCTTCGGCGATAGCAGCGATCAAACCTTCGTTGGTGCGATAAGCGGCACAGGTGGCATCGTCAAGCAAGGTAACGGCACGGAGACTTTGACTGGCACGAACACCTTTACTGGCGGCACGACGATCAACGCAGGCAAGCTGGCTATCAGCGCAGACGGCTCGCTGGCGGCAACGGGTGCGGTGCACCTGGCGAAAAGCGGCACTGACCTTGATCTCTCCGGGGCGAAAGTTAAGCAGACGATTGGTGGCTTGAGCGGTGTGAGTGGCAGCACGGTGACGCTGGGCGGTAACACGCTGTTCTTCGGCGACGAAGTCAGTCACAGCTTTGACGGCGTAGTGAGCGGCACGGGTGGTCTGGTCAAGGGTGGCATCGGCACCGAAACCCTCACCGGAAAAAACACTTTCATCGGAGGCGTGACGGTCAACGCGGGCAAGCTGGCCATTGGCGCAGGCGGCTCGCTGGCAGCGAGTGGCACGGTGCATCTGGATGGTACCGGGGCCATCTTCGATATCACCCAGGGCGGCAACCAGACGATTGGCGGCTTAAGCGGCATAGCTGACACCATGGTCGAGCTGGGCGGCAACAAGCTGACCTTCGGTAGCGAGGGCAATCAAACCTTTGGCGGCGTGGTGAATGGCACCGGCAGCCTCGTCAAGGTAGGCAGCGGCACCGAAACCTTTACCGGCAAAAGCGCCTTCACCGGCGGTACGACGATCAGCGCAGGCAAGCTGGCTCTCGGTGAGGGCGGAGCGCTGGCCGCAACGGGCGCGGTGGATCTGGCTAGCGGCGCGAGCTTCGATATTTCAGGGGGGAAAGCTGACCAGACGATTGGCGGCTTGAGCGGGGCGAGTGGCAGCACGGTCGAACTGGGTGGCAACAAGCTGACTTTCGGCGACGCAGGCAATCAAACCTTTGGCGGTGTGCTGAATGGCACGGGCGGCATCGTCAAGGACGGCAGTGGCACGGAGAAACTGACCGGTAAAAACACCTTCACAGGCGGCACGACCATCAAGGCAGGCACGCTCGAAATCGGTGCCGGCGGCGCATTGGCGGCGACAGGCGAAGTGAATCTGACTGGCAACGGTACGAGCCTCAATCTGACGCAAGCGGGCAACCAGACGATTAGCGGCTTAAGCGGCGTGGCTGGCAGCACGGTGGCACTGGGCGGCCACGTGCTGACCTTAGGCGATGAACACAATCACATCTTTAATGGTGCGATGAACGGCACGGGTGGCTTGGTTAAACAAGGCAGCGGCACTGAAACCTTGAGTGGCGCGAACACCTTTACGGGTGGCGCGACGATTAATGAGGGCACGCTGGCCCTCGGCGCAGGCGGTTCACTGGCGGCTACTGGAGCTGTGAACCTGGCAGGCTCGGGCGCAACCTTCGACATCATTCAGGCCGGCAACCAGACGATTGGCAGCCTGGGCGGAGATGCGGGCAGCAAGGTGGCGCTGGGCGGCAACACGCTGACCTTCGGCAATGCGAGCAATCAAATCTTTGACGGCGCGGTGAATGGCACGGGTGGTCTGGTCAAACAAGGGGGTGGCACCGAAACCATGACTGGCACGAACACCTTCACAGGCGGCACGACGGTCAAGGCTGGCACGCTGGCTATCGGCGCAGGCGGCTCGCTGGCGGCTACTGGCGCGGTGAATCTGGCGGACCACGGTGCAGGCTTCGATATCACCAAGGGTGGCAACCAGACGATTGGCAGCTTAAGCGGCGTCGATGGCACTAAGGTGGCGCTGGGCGGCAACACGCTGACCTTCGGTAACGAGGCTAATCAAACCTTTAGCGGTGTGGTGAACGGCAGTGGCGGGATCGTCAAGGAGGGCAGCGGCACCGTCACGCTGACGAACGCGAACAGCTTCACGGGTGGCACTGCGCTGAACGCTGGCGGCTTGATCGTGGGCAATGCCGATGCGCTTGGCACGGGCACCTTGAGCGTCAATGGGGCGGGTGCGCTGGATAGCACCCAGGCCATCAATCTCGGCAACGCCGTCGCGTTGAACCCTGGCGCGCAGATAACCATCGGTGGCTTGAATGACCTGACGCTGAACGGTGTGATATCGGGCGCAGGTGGCCTGGTCAAGAACGGTGCCGCGAATCTCACGGTGACTGCATCCAATACGTATAGCGGCGGCACGGTGCTCAACGCCGGGGTACTAAACGTCGGCACGGACCACGCACTGGGCACGGGCCCGATCACGCTGAATGACGGCCGGCTCAACCTGCACAACTTCAATCTCGAACAAGGCGGGCTCAACAGCACCAACCCGGCAGTGCGGATAGATCTGGGCACCGGTGCACTGTCGATTACCAATGACGGCAACTACGCCGGTTCGATAACCGGCGAGGGCACGCTGGCCAAGAGCGGTAGCGGCACGCTGACGCTGACTGGCGACAACACCTATAACGGCGTCACCACCATCAATGGCGGCACGCTGCAACTGGGTAACGGCGGCACCAGCGGCAGCATCACGGGCAACGTGGTGAACAACGGCACGCTGGCGTACAACCGGAGCAACGATATTGCCTATGGCGGCAGCATCAGTGGCACAGGGAGCGTGGTCAAGAACGGCGGCGGGCAACTGACGCTGAACGGTGCCAGCAGCTACTCCGGCCCGACGATCGTGAATGGCGGCACGCTGGCGCTCAACAATGGCTCGATTGCGGCGTCGAAGGTCACGGTAAATACGGGCGCAACCTTCAGTGGCACTGGCCGCACCGCTGGCCTGGTGGTCAACACTGGCGGCACGGCGGCAATGGGGCCGTTGATTGGCACGCTGGGCGTCGGTGGCGACGTTAGTTTTGCGCCAGGCTCGCTGTATCGGGTCAAGGTCAATCCGCAGTTGCAGGCTGACCAGATCAATGCTGGCGGCACAGCTACGCTGAGCGGCGGCACGGTTCAGGTTCTGCCCGTGCCAGGCCAGTACGCACCGAGCAATACCTACACGATTCTCACGGCCGATGGCGGCGTGAATGGCGTATTTGCCGGTGCCACTTCCAACCTCGCGTTTCTGACACCCAACCTGCGCTATGACGCCAAGCACGTGTATCTCGGCTTGCTTCGCAATGACCGTAGCTTCCCGGACATTGCCGTGACCACGGATGAAAAAGCGGTTGCCGGGGCGCTTGAGCCGCTGGGGAACGATAACCCGCTCTATAACGCGGTGGTGCAGCTGGACGGGGCTAATGCGCGCTCGGCATTCGCTGATCTCTCGGGTGAGATTCATGCCAGTGCCAAAGGCGTGATGCTGGATGACAGCCGGTATCTGCGCGACGCTGTGACGTCCCGCACGCGGCAGGCGCTGGCACCCGCTGCGGGGCCGCTGGCGGCACTGGCTGCTGGAGCGGCTGGCGCGGTGGCATGCGACTCAGGTCAGCCTGCGGCTGGCGACGCGGATGACGCCAGTGCGGGTGCGATGAACCGTGGCGAATGTGCGGCGAATGCGCGGCGCGCACCTGCGGTCTGGGGCCAGATGTATGGCTCAAGAGGGCGGATTGGCACCGATGGCAACGCCGCGAGTGTGGACCGCAGCGCCACGGGCTTCGTGCTGGGTGCGGACGGCACGCTGAACGATACGTGGCGCGTTGGTATAGCGGGCGGGGTGGGCCATGCGGCGTTCGATAACAGTAATAGCAACGCTTCGGACTCGATCGACAGCTATCACCTGGCGCTTTACGGTGGAGCGCAGTTTGGCTCGCTGGGCGTGCGTTTGGGCACTGCATACACATGGAACCGGGTACACGCTGATCGCAGTGCGAACTTCCCTGGATTCTCAGCGGCTAGTTCATCGAGCTACAACGCGGGCACGACCCAGGTATTTGGCGAAGTCGGGTATGCGCTGCCACTTGGGCGCTACGCGTTTGAACCCTTCGTCGGGCTGGCTTACGTGAATCTGCACACCAGTGATTTCACTGAAAGTGGTGGCCCAGCTGCACTGCACAGCGCTAGCGACTCGCAAAACCTGACGTATTCGACCCTTGGGGTCCGGGCCGCGACGAACTTTGAACTGAGCGGGGCCAAGGTGTTGACGCCACGTGTGATGCTCGGCTGGCGCCATGCGTTTGGCTCGGTGATTCCAACTTCGGATATGGCGTTTGCGGGTGGCTCAGGCACCTTCACGATTAGCGGGGTGCCGCTGGCCCGCGATAGCGGGGTAGTGGAAGTCGGGATTGATCTGGGCCTCGGCAAGCACGTGACCGTTGGGGTGTCGTACACCGGCCAGTACGGTAGCGGCTACCGCGATAACGCGGTCGAAGGCAACTTGCTGTGGCGCTTTTAA
- a CDS encoding M23 family metallopeptidase produces the protein MSSAVLSGAVMLAVPSAQAAVNVGTPLPDAIQPGLNPSEPAAMLDFAAALSRLGTPSAVSAVSAASVQAGAMPNVFGVFGASSASSASSAERVSLQMLASLLAPRVASIKPALMESGRAAPRLALTKGESALASMCQIQPSICTPLDVPASAREWSGRVTAASLVSKASKAAPGVVRAEAKAASTSLAGAQAFAFQPSPAGTHAGEITHTLHETLTRVRLPAEVRAQALHMLAGHFNLRAKARRGDSYRIVYDQVDEAGAQQQKLRVTALEVHSGGKTYRALWFVPPGQSRGDYYTLDGVPAAASTPFAMPVQYQRISSRFGVRVHPITGSRHLHTGVDLAAPVGTPVVAAAPGVVEFVGEEPGGYGSYVVVRHASGYTTYYAHLSAFAEGLQEGDRVGQGQRLGLVGRTGAATGPHLHFEVRLNNQPTSPLRLTGRFAAPPLAGEQLIAFNREANLLRRQLAALLIKPGYTALHSSAGKF, from the coding sequence ATGAGTTCCGCAGTGCTCTCTGGTGCTGTAATGCTGGCCGTGCCGTCTGCTCAGGCGGCAGTCAACGTTGGAACGCCGCTGCCGGATGCCATTCAGCCCGGCTTGAACCCGTCCGAACCAGCGGCAATGCTGGATTTCGCCGCAGCACTATCCCGTCTGGGTACGCCGTCTGCGGTCTCGGCGGTTTCTGCCGCGTCAGTTCAGGCGGGCGCAATGCCTAATGTCTTTGGTGTCTTTGGTGCTTCCAGTGCTTCCAGTGCTTCCAGTGCCGAGCGGGTTTCGTTGCAGATGCTGGCCAGCTTGCTTGCACCACGTGTGGCCAGCATCAAGCCTGCGTTGATGGAAAGCGGGCGCGCTGCGCCACGGCTGGCTCTTACCAAGGGCGAGTCCGCGCTGGCTTCGATGTGCCAGATTCAACCTTCTATTTGCACCCCTCTTGATGTCCCTGCTTCGGCGCGCGAGTGGAGCGGCCGTGTCACAGCGGCCAGCCTGGTTAGCAAGGCCAGCAAGGCAGCGCCGGGCGTGGTGCGCGCAGAGGCGAAAGCGGCTTCGACATCGCTCGCTGGCGCTCAGGCATTTGCGTTTCAGCCTTCGCCGGCCGGCACTCATGCCGGTGAAATCACCCATACGCTGCACGAAACCCTGACACGTGTGCGCTTGCCCGCTGAAGTGCGCGCTCAAGCGCTGCATATGCTGGCGGGCCATTTCAATCTGAGAGCAAAGGCACGCCGTGGTGACAGCTACCGCATCGTCTACGACCAGGTGGATGAAGCGGGGGCACAGCAGCAGAAGTTGCGGGTAACGGCGCTTGAGGTGCATTCGGGCGGCAAGACTTATCGCGCGCTGTGGTTTGTGCCACCGGGTCAGAGCCGGGGCGACTATTACACGCTGGATGGTGTGCCCGCAGCGGCTTCGACGCCGTTTGCGATGCCAGTCCAGTATCAGCGCATCAGTTCGCGTTTTGGCGTGCGGGTACACCCCATCACAGGTTCGCGCCACCTTCATACCGGGGTTGATCTGGCTGCGCCGGTGGGAACGCCGGTGGTGGCGGCTGCACCAGGGGTGGTTGAATTCGTCGGCGAGGAGCCAGGCGGGTATGGCAGCTATGTTGTTGTGCGTCATGCGTCGGGTTACACGACGTATTACGCGCACTTGTCGGCATTTGCGGAGGGTTTGCAGGAAGGCGACCGGGTTGGCCAGGGGCAGCGGCTGGGCCTGGTTGGTCGAACCGGTGCCGCTACTGGCCCGCATCTGCATTTCGAAGTAAGGCTAAACAATCAGCCAACCAGCCCGTTGCGGCTCACGGGCCGGTTTGCAGCACCACCGCTGGCGGGTGAGCAGCTGATCGCATTCAACCGTGAAGCGAACCTCCTGCGCCGGCAACTGGCCGCGTTGCTGATTAAGCCGGGTTATACCGCGTTGCATTCGAGCGCTGGCAAGTTCTGA
- a CDS encoding DUF2946 domain-containing protein: protein MKRCLRQKTVSLLGVLAILMATLAPAMSQALAAPDALKDALTRYCTTPASFADDAASHPSAPLAFHWQACAYCGLLADVPVVPGAATLFAVPLLPAFSKALAGATASLHYLNPLIAAQPRAPPVLA from the coding sequence ATGAAGCGTTGCCTGCGACAAAAAACCGTGAGTTTGCTGGGCGTGCTGGCCATTCTGATGGCGACGCTAGCACCGGCTATGTCACAGGCGCTGGCCGCACCAGATGCACTGAAGGACGCGCTCACGCGTTATTGCACAACGCCAGCTAGCTTCGCCGATGACGCGGCTAGCCATCCCTCGGCGCCACTGGCGTTTCATTGGCAAGCGTGTGCTTATTGCGGTTTGCTGGCCGATGTGCCGGTGGTGCCAGGTGCTGCAACATTGTTTGCCGTGCCGCTGCTCCCAGCGTTCTCAAAGGCCTTGGCCGGTGCCACAGCCAGCCTCCATTACCTGAACCCTCTCATCGCTGCGCAACCCCGCGCGCCACCTGTTCTCGCTTGA
- a CDS encoding copper chaperone PCu(A)C — protein MKATLIQLGAALAVASVALNAQAADVRVDQCWIRAMPGTTPSAAYFELHNDSAATRTLTGVKTAAFGMVMMHQTQTNGSTSTMVHVASVPVPANGAVSFAPKGYHVMLERPAEPLKVGSTLPLTMTFDDNSSVSVSCAVKSPATMGQAAH, from the coding sequence ATGAAAGCAACTCTGATTCAACTGGGCGCGGCGCTGGCCGTTGCAAGCGTGGCGTTGAATGCTCAAGCGGCGGATGTGCGCGTCGATCAATGCTGGATTCGCGCGATGCCAGGAACGACGCCATCAGCGGCCTATTTCGAACTGCATAACGACAGCGCGGCTACCCGCACACTGACAGGCGTCAAAACCGCCGCTTTTGGCATGGTGATGATGCATCAGACGCAAACCAATGGCAGCACCTCGACGATGGTTCACGTAGCCTCTGTGCCGGTGCCTGCCAACGGCGCGGTGAGCTTTGCGCCGAAGGGTTATCACGTGATGCTGGAGCGTCCAGCGGAGCCTTTGAAGGTTGGTTCGACGCTGCCCCTGACGATGACATTCGATGACAACTCCAGCGTTAGCGTGAGTTGCGCGGTCAAGTCGCCGGCCACCATGGGGCAAGCGGCCCACTAA